The nucleotide window CTACCTGCAGGTCGATGAGATCGTGATTGCGAAGGGGCGGCCCGAGGTGCGGGGCGGCGGGCTCAAGATCATCGTTCAGGATGTGCTGCCGATGTGGAAGGTGCGCGAGCAGATGGTCAAATCGATTGTCGTGCGCGTGGATGCCGAGTCGCTGGCTGTCGAGGCGATCAACCAGCTGCGGGAGTTGTGCGACGCGAATCGCGGGTCGTGCAAATTGTATTTCGACATCGCCTCCGGCGACCTCGCTCAGCCACAGCGCGTGCATGCGAGGAAGTTCGTCGTGGAGCCGACGCCAGACCTGATGCGCGGGCTGACGCGGCTCGTGGGTCCGGGGAACGTGGTGGTGGAGGGAGAGGGGTAATTGCTAGGTGTGCCTCAGGGGAGTGCATGATATTAGCTGTAAATCAACCAACGTCGTAGCACGAACTTCGAACGACTTGTGACGATACCCAGCCACGATCACGCCGTCCGCATGGCCGCTTTTGAGTGGCTACGAAGACAGGTTGATATCCGCGGTGATGTTCTACCGCGCGAGCTGCTCCGGCGTGGATTCGAGTTCGAGGATAAGCGTATCCCGCTGGTCTCCCCGCAGGGGATCTTCAAGCCACGCAGCCTCGACCTGCCGCTGACGATCACGACAGCACCCGGAGGTCCGTACGACGACCACTTCGGCGACGACGGCCTGCTCCGCTACCGGTACCGCGGTACCGACCCGGAACATCGGGATAACGTCGGACTGCGGCAGGCGCTGCTGGACGGCGTGCCACTCATCTACCTGCACGGCATCGCCAGGAGCAGATACCTCGCCGTCTGGCCCGTCTACATCGTCGGCGACGAGCCCGGATCGCTGACGTTCTCGGTGGCCGTAGACAACGCCGCCTTCGTCGCCCCTACCCAGAGCGCGGCCGACTCCGCCTCGGAAGCGCGGCGTGTGTACGTCACGCGCGAAGTTCGCGCCCGCCTGCACCAACGGACATTCCGCGAGCGCGTGATCAAAGCGTACCGCGAGCAGTGCTCGCTCTGCCGCCTGCGCCACACCGAGCTGCTCGACGCAGCGCACATCGTCCCGGATGCCGATCCACACGGTGAGCCTGTCGTGAGAAACGGCATCGCCCTGTGCAAGCTTCACCATGCGGCGTTCGACCGGTTCGTTCTCGGCATCACGCCGGAATACACCGTGGAAATCCGGGAGGATATCCTGCACGAGATCGACGGACCCATGCTGGAGCACGGACTGAAGGAGATGCACGGGCAGCAATTGATGCTACCGAAACGACGTGCAGACCGGCCCGACAGGGACCTGCTCGACCTCAGATATCAGAAGTTTCGGTCGGCGTAGGATCAACGGCTTCCGGCGTCCATAGGTCAGGACTATAGATCTGGAGCGCGTCGGACCGAGCGAAAACTCGAAAGTACCCTACATCGTTTGTTCGGTGCCTACCCCTGCTTGCTCCGTAGCCGCACCGCGCCCAACTCCCTTCCCGGTGTTCTTGTCCCGGGCCAGCACTGACCGCAGGCACCTTCATCGGCAACTGTTCACTCAGTTCTAACCTCACCGGAGAGCTACCATCCAAGCGGTTCGGTTGATACGGAAACCGCGACCAACCTGTCACGTATCATATTATCCGTTATACGCTTGATCCTGTCGTTTGCTGACGCGGGCACTAAAGACGTCTTCGACGGGCGAAGGACGAAGCGCGCGCTCCAGAGGTGTTCACCGGAACTCTGGAACGTCGCTCGTCGCAAGCTGGATCACCTGAACCAGGCGCGCGCCATCGACGACCTCCGAAGGCCGCCCGGAAATCGATTGGAGAAACTGAAGGGAGACCGAAGCGGCCAGCACAGTATCCGCATCAACGCACGCTATCGCATTTGCTTCGTGTGGACGAACTTTGGACCCGCACAGGTCGACATCACGGACTATCACTGACATGGCACGACTCCCCTCCCATCGCCCGCCCACGCACCCCGGCGAGATGCTTCTCGAGGAGTTCCTGAAGCCGCTCGAGATGACGCAGGTCGAGCTGTCCGAGCGCATCGGCGTCTCGTACCCGCGCGTGAACGAGATCATCAACGGCAAGCGCGGCGTAACGCCGGACACGGCACTTCGGCTCGCTGCGCTCTTCCGCACAACGCCCGAATACTGGCTGAACGGTCAGATGAACTGGGACCTGTGGCAGGCGAAGCGGTCGGCCGGAGAGGAGATCGGGCGCATCAGGCCGGTAAAACGGGCGCGGCCGTGACGGGGCTGGTGGGCCAACGGGTCAAGGGCGAACTCGAAGAGTGACCCTCATGCCCGCAAAAGCCAGCATCCCGACAAGCGGAAGGGACCAGCATGATGGATCCCCGTCTAGATCGGGGATGATTATTGCCCCCATCGTCATCCTCGCGCTCTGCCCTTGCGCAGGCGAGGGCATGCGAGGATCAACCGGCCTTGAATGGATCCCCGACTGCACCCGCCTTCGCAAGTGCGTGGAATCGGGGATGACGAGGCACGAACGGCCTACACCGTATAAAGCGGCACCTGCTCCTGCTTCCCCCGCAGCCGCACCGCCCCCAGCTGTCGCGGCTGCCGGTCCACACCGTTCACCGGGAGTCGATCGTGCACCACCCCGGATAGCAGCAGGTTGACACCCAGCGCGTTGCACTTGGCCTGAATCCGCGCCGTGGTATTCATCACGTCGCCCGAATAGGCGATCTCTCGCTTGACAACGCCGACCTCGCCGACCATCACAGACCCGTGGTGCAGCCCAGCCTTGAACTCGGGCGTCACGTCGTACTCCGCCCGGAAGTACTTCGACGCCTCCTGCAACGCCTCCTCGACCCCGAAGAAACACGCGATGCACCGGTGGTCGCGGAGCCCCGCATCACCGGGCCAGGTCAGAACCACCTCGTCCCCGACGTACTGGTAGATCTCAGCCCCGTGCCGAAGCATGGAAGGGGTCGCGATCCGAAAGACATCTCTGACGAAGCGGAAGTACTTCTCCTCTCCCAGAAACTCGGCAATGGCGGTCGACGCCCGCAGGTCGAGAAACATGATGGTCCTCTCTTCGCGCCTCGGATGAAAGTACTTCCCCATCAGGAAGGACCGGAAGACGCCCGGACCGTACTTGTCCCGGACAAGAAGCGCCACGAACGTCGACATGACGATGACCGCCCAGACCAGATAGCTGGCGACGTTCTGCCACTCGAGCAGGTGCTCGATGTACGGGATCGCAAGCTCGGGAGTCGTCACGCGCGCGTACAGTCCGGCGACGGCGTCG belongs to Rhodothermales bacterium and includes:
- a CDS encoding DNA polymerase III subunit alpha — protein: TTKAGKPIAFATLEDFGGQGELVCFATVLDRIQNYLQVDEIVIAKGRPEVRGGGLKIIVQDVLPMWKVREQMVKSIVVRVDAESLAVEAINQLRELCDANRGSCKLYFDIASGDLAQPQRVHARKFVVEPTPDLMRGLTRLVGPGNVVVEGEG
- a CDS encoding HNH endonuclease, with translation MAAFEWLRRQVDIRGDVLPRELLRRGFEFEDKRIPLVSPQGIFKPRSLDLPLTITTAPGGPYDDHFGDDGLLRYRYRGTDPEHRDNVGLRQALLDGVPLIYLHGIARSRYLAVWPVYIVGDEPGSLTFSVAVDNAAFVAPTQSAADSASEARRVYVTREVRARLHQRTFRERVIKAYREQCSLCRLRHTELLDAAHIVPDADPHGEPVVRNGIALCKLHHAAFDRFVLGITPEYTVEIREDILHEIDGPMLEHGLKEMHGQQLMLPKRRADRPDRDLLDLRYQKFRSA
- a CDS encoding plasmid maintenance system killer protein, encoding MILSFADAGTKDVFDGRRTKRALQRCSPELWNVARRKLDHLNQARAIDDLRRPPGNRLEKLKGDRSGQHSIRINARYRICFVWTNFGPAQVDITDYH
- a CDS encoding HigA family addiction module antidote protein; this translates as MARLPSHRPPTHPGEMLLEEFLKPLEMTQVELSERIGVSYPRVNEIINGKRGVTPDTALRLAALFRTTPEYWLNGQMNWDLWQAKRSAGEEIGRIRPVKRARP
- a CDS encoding adenylate/guanylate cyclase domain-containing protein codes for the protein MRSSPFHISSQVRSKLTTILLITVAWSFVSLILFLQGYSALLQFNCGLGGYSPYDFLIGALITSLTAGLIGGLLMVFVWDKWLRSMPYNRALLSIFGTYTIAYFVVDAVAGLYARVTTPELAIPYIEHLLEWQNVASYLVWAVIVMSTFVALLVRDKYGPGVFRSFLMGKYFHPRREERTIMFLDLRASTAIAEFLGEEKYFRFVRDVFRIATPSMLRHGAEIYQYVGDEVVLTWPGDAGLRDHRCIACFFGVEEALQEASKYFRAEYDVTPEFKAGLHHGSVMVGEVGVVKREIAYSGDVMNTTARIQAKCNALGVNLLLSGVVHDRLPVNGVDRQPRQLGAVRLRGKQEQVPLYTV